The Streptomyces lienomycini sequence GCCAAGACTGCCAACCACCACCTGCACCACGATCTCAGTTTGGAACGGAATCCTCTCAGCCCGGAATGGGATTCTCTGTGGCACGGGCGAGGATTCCCGCTTGGTCACGGTCACCCACCACGCGGATGCCAGCGGTGTGCCGCGGCTGAGCAAGGAGCCGATTGGGCGGGGCGTTCAGCGGGGCTGGCCGAGTGCTGCCGCTGGCCACAGGTTCTCCTCGAGTTCTTCGCCCATGGCCGCGCTGGCCAATGCCCGTCCCAGTCGGGGTGCCTGTTTGAACAGGTTGTGTCCGGCGGCGAAGAAGATTCTGTCGGCTTCCCAGACTGCCATGCCGTCTTCGCTCCACGGCAGGCTTGTCACCCAGCAGTGCAGGTACTCCACGGGCTCGGGGTCGAGGCCGGGCAATGCGTGGGAGACATACGCGCGGGCGCGGTCGTTGAGCGCCACCAGTGCACTGGGATCCGCAAAGCTGCCGTCCTCGCGTACCTCGACCGTTTGACTGAGGCCCACCGCGTACCGGCTGTTGCCTGGGTAGGGGGCCGCGTAGACGCCGACCTCGCCGAACTCCCCGCTGCTGTCCTGCAGGCAGGCAACCCGTTCCGGGGGCGCTCCCCTGACCTGGAAGGTGAGGCGGACGTGGGCCGCCGGTTGTACCGGCAGCGAAAGCCCCACGTTGCGCGCAAGCCGCGCGGTGCCCAGGCCCGCGCACACCACGGCCGTTGCGTACTCTTCGCGGCCGGCCGCGCTGAGCACCTCCACCGTGCCGTGGCCCGTTGGATGCAGCGAGATGACCTCGTCGGTGACCACCGAGTCACCCAGCGCGTTGGCCAGGCTCTCGATCGCCACACGGGTGCGGATGGCGCCACCGTCCCCTTCGAGCATCGCGGGACCGTGGTAGTCGGCGAACAGCGGCATACGGGCGTGAAGCTCGGCGTTGTCCACGGTTCGCACCGGTATACCGCCGGCATCCTGCAGAATGCGCAGTCTCTCAGGAACGGGACCGCCCAGTGCGACCACTCCGTCCTGGGAGATCAGTTCGGCGCCCAACCGGTCGGCCCACTCGTCCCAAACGGCCCGGCCCTGCCGGGCGAATTCGACCAGGCGAGCGTCGTCGTGCGCGTGGCGGAATATGCGGGACTGA is a genomic window containing:
- a CDS encoding NAD(P)/FAD-dependent oxidoreductase — translated: MDRVPEVAVVGAGIVGLCTAYALAERGTTARVYESGVPGHGQSSGQSRIFRHAHDDARLVEFARQGRAVWDEWADRLGAELISQDGVVALGGPVPERLRILQDAGGIPVRTVDNAELHARMPLFADYHGPAMLEGDGGAIRTRVAIESLANALGDSVVTDEVISLHPTGHGTVEVLSAAGREEYATAVVCAGLGTARLARNVGLSLPVQPAAHVRLTFQVRGAPPERVACLQDSSGEFGEVGVYAAPYPGNSRYAVGLSQTVEVREDGSFADPSALVALNDRARAYVSHALPGLDPEPVEYLHCWVTSLPWSEDGMAVWEADRIFFAAGHNLFKQAPRLGRALASAAMGEELEENLWPAAALGQPR